Proteins found in one Podarcis muralis chromosome 5, rPodMur119.hap1.1, whole genome shotgun sequence genomic segment:
- the LOC114599017 gene encoding uncharacterized protein LOC114599017: MLSTRSLMATLLVLVPVTGSPVLGHLLVLWEVWPGHVLEYQQVSVPVAKNCSCKTSGNVILDQSTQKRGIRNYSGFRTNLKTSRKNAYRNYQHKILLKYVILYKRNPYPITDGSISVHISRKHLGRSELILRRKSYLRHILRNILNRKCDGYEVKVNWHSILNGARKKSETKRKEQLQITYFENRHKPIRAGSLLVYIACQTNMMLNVEEAYFQKDQEGLESISKVLVKPQIPRGKVLTEAEVLQKKKSKNNSNRIFTSVKERVFSKENPNIYNKEQFRMTDGKKVLNVEWSNPYMGFKKYGQFSKSFQRGTSFPIRENIKLQKWKTRTKNYMNANEKFPFIHAFTYQRSSASKQKILSAHEPVMPNIQQIKESAFQIKMYRSKKLMKLAKWLRAKENKSGGNGIEVLSTIYYVQPSLISPTFPAIKTAVGVKNEVFTSEMDEAKASIYMTKMLKYLMQPSKRIKKKYLSVAHKGFRISPLKALMVRKHLDTEESLPILLYLFKHIFKGPSVVGRTKRSAKAETVPISVDVLTHVTSALIACATIFGLALFTLALAAGYLYYNRRQFVPFLEAGLKSEECKKEWKHTASQCCPPISLSQNFHFGQPQESRKNQILATATKTCSKEEFVIMKEIYGSSDTEGSSEISCRGLTIRSRAIVLPSRSSDSIQSLFDVRDEVSSQQSVTMDNGSSTVPPKNDLVPVPQQPDKQEQSTSNDVSSQLKKTTISKSISDNDLTISSKVQPDHCLYDVKEPSTSKDVTLKKPTISEPKPDSAITEPTKASQTGQTQAVLKSEPGNATTEPSSTEASQTGQTQAILKSEPGNATTEPSSTEASQTGQTQAILKSEPGNATTEPSSTEASQTGQTQAILKSEPGNATTEPSSTEASQTGQTQAILKSEPDNAATGPSSTEASQTGQTQAILKPEPDNAITGPLSTEVSQAGQTQAISNTGLDNAVIGIFSTTVSQVDQALAISMSETDSGVIGLYSTTVSQVDQALIISKPVLDNAITGPFSTEISQSDQTQNILKSEPDNAIIPPSSTTVSQVDQPLTKISTVQNP, translated from the exons ATGCTGAGCACTAGATCCCTTATGGCTACACTGCTGGTTCTGGTGCCAGTCACAGGGTCTCCTGTTCTGGGCCATCTGCTTGTCCTTTGGGAAGTGTGGCCAG GACATGTACTAGAGTATCAACAAGTATCAGTACCAGTGGCAAAAAATTGTTCATGCAAAACATCAGGAAATGTGATCTTAGACCAGTCAACGCAGAAAAGGGGAATCAGAAATTACAGTGGCTTCAGAACAAATTTGAAAACATCTAGGAAGAATGCTTACAGGAACTATCAGCATAAAATCTTGCTAAAATATGTAATATTATATAAAAGAAATCCATATCCAATTACGGATGGAAGCATAAGTGTACACATTTCAAGAAAACATCTAGGAAGAAGTGAACTAATTCTGAGAAGAAAAAGTTATTTAAGACACATACTCAGGAATATTCTGAACAGAAAATGTGATGGTTATGAAGTAAAAGTGAATTGGCACAGTATTTTGAATGGTGCTAGAAAGAAATCTGAAACTAAAAGAAAGGAGCAATTGCAAATCACATACTTTGAAAATAGGCACAAACCCATAAGAGCTGGGTCACTATTGGTTTATATAGCATGTCAAACAAATATGATGTTAAATGTTGAAGAAGCATATTTCCAAAAAGATCAGGAAGGTTTAGAAAGTATTAGTAAAGTATTAGTAAAACCACAGATACCAAGAGGAAAAGTGCTTACTGAAGCTGAGGTACTACAAAAGAAAAAATCTAAGAATAACAGTAATAGAATATTCACTTCTGTCAAAGAAAGGGTCTTTTCTAAAGAGAACCCAAATATTTACAATAAAGAACAATTCAGAATGACTGATGGGAAGAAAGTATTAAATGTAGAATGGAGCAACCCATATATGGGATTTAAAAAGTATGGTCAGTTCTCTAAAAGTTTTCAGCGGGGGACAAGCTTTCCTATCAGAGAAAATATCAAgttgcaaaaatggaaaacaagaacTAAAAATTATATGAATGCAAATGAGAAGTTTCCGTTTATACATGCATTTACTTACCAAAGAAGTAGTGCCAGCAAACAGAAAATATTATCAGCACATGAACCTGTAATGCCCAACATTCAACAAATAAAGGAgtctgcatttcaaataaaaatgtACAGAAGCAAAAAATTAATGAAATTAGCCAAGTGGCTCAGAGCTAAAGAAAATAAATCTGGGGGAAATGGAATAGAAGTTTTATCAACAATTTACTATGTGCAGCCTTCCTTAATAAGTCCTACCTTCCCAGCCATTAAAACTGCTGTGGGTGTGAAGAATGAAGTGTTTACTTCAGAAATGGATGAAGCAAAGGCATCAATCTACATGACAAAAATGCTGAAATATCTCATGCAACCCTCAAagagaataaaaaagaaatacttgAGTGTTGCTCATAAGGGATTTAGAATTTCGCCTCTAAAAGCACTCATGGTAAGAAAGCATCTTGATACGGAAGAGAGTTTACCAATCTTGTTATATCTctttaaacacatttttaaaggtccATCGGTTGTTGGAAGAACGAAACGATCAGCAAAAGCAGAAACGGTACCAATATCTGTAG aTGTTTTGACGCATGTAACGTCTGCCCTTATAGCATGTGCTACTATTTTTGGACTAGCTCTGTTTACTTTGGCATTAGCAGCAGGTTACCTGTACTATAATAGAAG GCAATTTGTTCCATTTCTTGAAGCTGGTTTGAAAAGCGAAGAATGCAAAAAGGAATGGAAACACACTGCTTCTCAGTGTTGTCCGCCTATTTCTCTTTCACAGAATTTTCATTTTGGACAACCACAG GAATCAAGGAAAAATCAAATATTGGCAACAG CTACTAAAACATGTTCCAAAGAGGAATTTGTTATTATGAAGGAAATATATGGCAGCTCTGATACAGAAGGCAGTTCAGAAATATCATGTAGAGGTTTGACTATAAGATCCAGAGCGATTGTGCTTCCGTCTCGGTCCAGTGACAGCATACAATCATTATTTGATGTACGTGATGAGGTCTCTTCCCAACAGTCCGTGACCATGGATAATGGTTCCAGCACTGTCCCCCCCAAAAACGACCTGGTTCCTGTTCCACAACAGCCAGATAAGCAAGAGCAGAGTACCTCTAATGATGTGTCATCACAACTGAAGAAAACAACTATTTCAAAATCAATATCCGACAATGATCTCACAATATCTAGTAAAGTCCAGCCAGACCATTGTTTATATGATGTTAAAGAACCAAGTACCTCAAAGGATGTGACACTAAAGAAACCAACCATCTCAGAGCCAAAACCTGACAGTGCTATCACAGAGCCTACCAAAGCATCACAAACAGGCCAGACACAGGCAGTTCTGAAGTCAGAGCCTGGCAATGCTACCACAGAGCCTTCCTCTACTGAAGCATCACAAACAGGCCAGACACAGGCAATTCTGAAGTCAGAACCTGGCAATGCTACCACAGAGCCTTCCTCTACTGAAGCATCACAAACAGGCCAGACACAGGCAATTCTGAAGTCAGAACCTGGCAATGCTACCACAGAGCCTTCCTCTACTGAAGCATCACAAACAGGCCAGACACAGGCAATTCTGAAGTCAGAACCTGGCAATGCTACCACAGAGCCTTCCTCTACTGAAGCATCACAAACAGGCCAGACACAGGCAATTCTGAAGTCAGAACCTGACAATGCTGCCACAGGGCCTTCCTCTACTGAAGCATCACAAACAGGCCAGACACAGGCAATTCTGAAGCCAGAACCTGACAATGCTATCACAGGGCCTTTATCAACTGAAGTATCACAAGCAGGTCAGACACAGGCAATTTCTAACACAGGACTTGACAATGCTGTCATAGGGATTTTCTCCACTACAGTATCACAAGTAGACCAGGCACTGGCAATTTCAATGTCAGAAACTGACAGTGGTGTCATAGGGCTTTACTCTACCACAGTATCACAAGTAGACCAAGCATTGATAATTTCGAAGCCAGTACTTGACAATGCTATCACAGGGCCCTTCTCCACTGAAATATCACAATCAGACCAGACGCAGAATATTTTAAAGTCAGAACCTGACAATGCTATCATACCACCTTCTTCTACGACAGTATCACAAGTGGACCAGCCATTGACCAAGATTTCTACAGTGCAAAATCCATGA